A part of Anolis carolinensis isolate JA03-04 unplaced genomic scaffold, rAnoCar3.1.pri scaffold_10, whole genome shotgun sequence genomic DNA contains:
- the s100pbp gene encoding S100P-binding protein has translation MSSDISCPFVYRVFNDLVPRSKRPLDYTEDGDPLDSKRQCTSSRHDSFPSNGLAPSPVHGPPGGAYDENSDVDDSILDASVGESIDSLTDLSQEAEDELLASEDEEKGPYTVPLHPASKKTSECSESWNHLNQGSQNQAGLDLGSKGPLPPEDASVNLEKGNDVPSAIEKVPAESRRETSAGGDRPSVGQASIDQKEPRGENAGNIGVKLTVGSQFKVSPSCSSSVREQRENHGQDPQIREPNRPRRICIQETDLEASKEKYINAVLNHACRREPVIGAVNEMLALMQKVASEYKGYSSQHTTDLTVRNYAQRSKDPPRTFSLSQWVDQNGRSIPRFASLPEVFQRSPIPS, from the exons ATGTCTAGTGATATTTCCTGCCCCTTTGTGTACCGAGTCTTTAATGATCTAGTTCCCAGAAGCAAAAGACCTCTTGATTATACTGAAGACGGTGACCCACTGGACAGCAAGCGACAATGCACATCCTCACGTCACGATTCCTTCCCAAGCAATGGGCTGGCCCCTTCCCCGGTCCATGGGCCGCCCGGTGGTGCGTATGATGAGAACAGTGACGTGGATGATTCCATTCTAGATGCTTCAGTTGGGGAAAGCATAGACTCTCTCACAGACCTCTCTCAGGAGGCTGAGGACGAGCTCCTAGCCAGTGAGGATGAAGAGAAGGGTCCATACACAGTGCCCCTCCATCCAGCTTCCAAGAAAACCTCTGAGTGTTCAGAAAGTTGGAATCACCTGAACCAAGGCTCCCAAAATCAAGCCGGACTTGATTTAGGTTCCAAGGGGCCTTTACCTCCAGAAGATGCTTCAGTGAATTTGGAGAAAGGGAATGATGTTCCCAGTGCCATAGAAAAGGTACCTGCAGAGTCAAGGAGAGAGACCAGTGCAGGAGGTGATAGGCCCTCAGTTGGACAGGCTTCCATAGATCAAAAGGAGCCACGAGGGGAAAATGCAGGCAACATTGGAGTTAAATTAACTGTTGGCTCACAGTTCAAGGTTTCACCATCCTGTTCCAGCTCTGTCAGGGAACAAAGAGAAAACCATGGACAAGATCCTCAGATCAGAGAACCAAACAG GCCTAGACGCATATGCATCCAGGAGACGGACCTCGAGGCAAGCAAGGAGAAATACATCAACGCTGTACTCAACCACGCTTGTCGCAGAGAACCTGTCATAG GTGCGGTCAATGAGATGCTTGCGCTGATGCAGAAGGTCGCTTCCGAATACAAGGGGTACAGCTCTCAGCACACAACCGATCTGACTGTGAG GAACTATGCACAGCGCAGTAAAGACCCACCCCGGACCTTCAGCCTTTCCCAGTGGGTCGATCAGAATGGCCGCAGCATCCCTCGGTTCGCATCTCTCCCAGAAGTCTTCCAGCGCAGCCCAATCCCAAGCTAG